One genomic region from Colletotrichum lupini chromosome 7, complete sequence encodes:
- a CDS encoding short-chain dehydrogenase, which translates to MASFIKTEHYESYPEISPNILRTQFTNQTILITGGGSGIGASTARSFAQANAAKLILTGRTESTLHQTAAALRAEFPDLEFSLHVGSISSPDHVASLFASLDRSPDVLVNNAGYLSEPVSFVDVDLKDWWQGFTTNVFRTALMTQTYLRHRRGLRTGAEDEKPGVIININTKVAYEFHIPGVSSYGASKAAMLRLAQVLTDDVPASEACVISVHPGAVQTALLVKSGRKRKMTDGKLAGDFVVWSASEEAAFLNGRMVCVNLDVLELLSWKDVIVEKDLLRTNIKEA; encoded by the coding sequence ATGGCATCCTTCATCAAGACAGAACACTACGAATCCTACCCCGAAATCTCCCCTAACATCCTCCGTACCCAATTCACCAACCAAACAATCCTCATAACCGGAGGCGGCTCCGGCATAGGCGCATCCACGGCCCGCAGCTTCGCCCAAGCCAACGCCGCAAAACTCATCCTCACCGGCCGCACCGAGTCCACCCTCCACCAGACAGCAGCCGCCCTCCGCGCAGAGTTCCCCGACCTAGAATTCTCCCTCCACGTGGGAAGCATCTCTTCCCCAGACCACGTAGCATCCCTCTTTGCAAGCCTAGACCGCTCCCCCGATGTTCTTGTTAATAATGCCGGGTACCTCTCCGAGCCAGTGAGCTTCGTCGACGTGGATTTGAAGGATTGGTGGCAGGGGTTCACGACTAATGTGTTTAGAACGGCGCTTATGACGCAGACGTACCTCCGCCATCGCAGAGGCTTGCGGACTGGGGCGGAGGACGAGAAGCCTGGGGTTATAATCAACATTAATACGAAGGTCGCGTATGAATTTCATATCCCCGGTGTGAGCAGCTACGGCGCGAGTAAAGCTGCCATGCTGCGCCTGGCGCAGGTTCTTACGGACGATGTCCCGGCGTCCGAGGCGTGCGTTATCTCTGTTCACCCTGGCGCAGTGCAGACGGCCTTGCTGGTCAAGTCTGGACGGAAGCGGAAGATGACGGACGGGAAATTAGCGGGAGACTTTGTCGTGTGGAGTGCTTCGGAGGAGGCGGCGTTTCTGAATGGGCGGATGGTGTGTGTGAATTTGGATGTCCTCGAGTTGCTTTCGTGGAAGGATGTTATCGTCGAGAAGGATCTTTTGAGGACGAATATTAAAGAGGCTTAG
- a CDS encoding beta-xylosidase: MAGQTPTNITGGCLCGSVKYTVAGGFGFGVVCHCNSCRKFTGSSFGANSLVETKNLTVEDPEKKIKVYKAGTSNSGNSLERSFCGACGSSLFVVSEKDPGRIAVTSGTMDDVQGVEGDGVELWKPKLEFFCIRKAKWLTTVGTAQKDTIFVQAVPFYLVTQMQFGDGEGKISAPARKAAAAMDSTCKPSSTAGDNQRGLTRTNELLFGRLPNIPSEIIKMTSHEDGPIFLNPIIPGFNPDPTICVVPATDSTPTTYFLSTSTFEYFPGCAIYTSTDLINWKLIGHALTRRSQVELRTVEPGAGSWASTLRYRPQEKRWYLANGLFQRYRPTNDERIFPRGFYVWTDNIWDENSWSDPVYFDNPGFDQDLFWDDDGKVYLSTTVRMGKRTPGLKLKDFAIHISEIDISTGRTLTPPQVIRESPHGIAEGSHIIRRGEYYYLFTAEGGTEAGHQEWVFRSQTGPYGPWEGQGKALWYNGPEEEVQRTGHCDVFHDGNGNWWAVLLGVRPVKAGDKYLEPQMGRETFLVQVDWVDDWPVFNKGRNIALQTVGREAIEKAAVPDADGVKWKADLSRSSLEIGWYHKNTPIKPCHSLTERPGYLRLYGNCFDLDSPESPAMILRKQTSYSETFKATMLFKPSRVGYESGVTIWWSQYSYATIGIGAVQPQDGGPAVPTIITREPTGKVNKLKVAHPLLDSAIPALNLDQPVKLSITARSSDYEMSLSVDGITTTRIFKSEALTVFPPVGGAFCGVMYGIYSFGQSEPVLDPSDFTDIEILEI; the protein is encoded by the exons ATGGCCGGTCAGACGCCAACGAATATCACCGGCGGCTGCCTCTGCGGCTCGGTCAAGTACACCGTTGCCGGCGGATTCGGATTCGGAGTTGTCTGCCACTGCAACAGCTGCCGCAAATTTACGGGTTCGTCCTTTGGCGCGAACAGCTTAGTAGAGACAAAG AACCTCACCGTCGAAGACCCGGAGAAGAAGATCAAGGTCTACAAGGCTGGGACGTCCAACTCGGGCAACTCGCTGGAGCGCTCTTTCTGCGGCGCCTGCGGCTCTTCGCTGTTCGTCGTCAGCGAAAAGGATCCCGGCCGGATCGCCGTCACGTCCGGGACGATGGATGACGTGCAGGGCGTGGAGGGGGATGGCGTCGAGCTGTGGAAGCCAAAACTGGAGTTCTTCTGTATTCGCAAGGCGAAGTGGTTGACGACTGTTGGAACTGCGCAAAAAGATACGAT CTTCGTCCAGGCCGTCCCGTTCTATCTCGTGACTCAGATGCAATTCGGAGACGGAGAAGGAAAGATATCTGCCCCCGCTCGGAAGGCTG CGGCGGCGATGGACTCCACCTGCAAA CCGAGCTCGACCGCCGGCGACAACCAACGAGGACTAACAAGGACCAACGAGCTGTTGTTTGGAAGGCTTCCAA ACATACCATCAGAGATCATCAAAATGACCTCTCATGAAGATGGACCAATCTTCCTCAACCCCATAATCCCGGGCTTCAATCCAGACCCAACAATCTGCGTAGTTCCGGCAACAGACTCAACCCCGACGACGTATTTCCTATCTACTTCCACCTTTGAATACTTCCCAGGCTGTGCTATATACACCTCAACGGATCTCATCAACTGGAAGCTCATCGGGCACGCACTCACCCGCAGAAGCCAGGTCGAGCTGAGAACCGTCGAGCCAGGCGCCGGAAGTTGGGCGAGCACGCTGCGCTATCGGCCTCAGGAGAAGCGCTGGTATCTCGCCAACGGGCTCTTTCAGAGATATCGACCCACGAATGAT GAGCGCATCTTCCCTAGGGGATTCTATGTTTGGACAGATAATATCTGGGATGAAAACTCCTGGTCAGATCCCGTATACTTTGACAATCCCGGATTTGATCAAGAT CTCTTCTGGGACGACGACGGAAAGGTCTATCTCTCAACAACAGTCCGCATGGGAAAGCGAACCCCAGGCCTCAAACTAAAAGACTTTGCCATTCACATTTCAGAAATCGACATTTCTACAGGTAGGACCCTCACCCCGCCGCAAGTGATCCGTGAGTCCCCACACGGAATCGCAGAAGGATCACACATCATCCGCCGGGGAGAGTACTACTACCTCTTTACCGCCGAAGGCGGCACAGAAGCCGGCCACCAAGAGTGGGTTTTCAGAAGTCAGACGGGGCCATACGGGCCGTGGGAGGGGCAGGGTAAGGCTCTGTGGTATAACGGGCCCGAGGAGGAGGTGCAAAGGACCGGCCACTGCGATGTCTTTCATGATGGCAATGGCAATTGGTGGGCCGTGCTACTTGGTGTCAGGCCTGTGAAGGCTGGGGATAAATATCTTGAGCCGCAGATGGGTCGAGAGACGTTTCTGGTGCAGGTTGACTGGGTGGATGATTGGCCCGTCTTCAATAAGGGTCGCAATATCGCACTCCAGACCGTTGGCAGGGAAGCGATTGAGAAGGCCGCCGTCCCTGATGCTGACGGAGTCAAGTGGAAGGCAGACCTGTCCAGATCATCCCTGGAAATTGGCTGGTATCACAAGA ATACGCCTATCAAGCCCTGCCATAGCCTGACAGAACGTCCCGGCTACCTGAGGCTCTACGGGAACTGCTTTGATCTCGATAGTCCCGAATCGCCGGCGATGATTTTGAGGAAGCAGACTTCATATAGCGAGACCTTCAAAGCTACAATGCTCTTCAAACCCAGTCGGGTAGGGTACGAATCTGGCGTTACCATATGGTGGAGTCAGTACTCCTACGCCACCATTGGCATTGGCGCAGTTCAACCACAAGATGGAGGACCCGCCGTCCCGACAATCATCACGAGGGAGCCTACGGGCAAGGTCAACAAGCTCAAG GTGGCACACCCCCTGCTGGATTCTGCAATACCCGCCCTTAATTTAGATCAGCCGGTAAAGCTGTCCATCACGGCGAGGTCCTCCGACTATGAGATGAGTCTCTCGGTCGATGGGATTACGACGACCAGGATATTCAAGTCGGAGGCATTGACTGTCTTTCCTCCCGTAGGAGGTGCTTTCTGTGGCGTCATGTACGGGATTTACTCATTCGGGCAGAGTGAACCGGTGCTGGATCCTTCAGATTTCACGGACATTGAGATTCTAGAAATTTGA
- a CDS encoding fungal cellulose binding domain-containing protein — translation MGISARVPETPLMEFQMSLHDKPLLKRGRHGRRRSGEAVPDIDSSIEAESGSGTLSPPIIDRIFKMKSAVAGALALAAAVSAQAPLYGQCGGQGWTGATTCVSGSVCTYSNQWYSQCLPGSAATTTSRSSTLATSTRAATTSSVGATSRTSSATTPPSTGFPKAVGTKFSIDGVAKYYPGTNCYWCSFLTNAADVDLVLGHLKTSGLRILRIWGFNDVNTIPQYDNWFQYLSASGSQINTGENGLGRLDTVVASAEKNGIKLIINFVNNWNDYGGINAYVNAFGGDHNGWYTNTAAQTQYLKYVQTVVNRYKASPAIFAWELANEPRCQGCATSVIYNWAKSTSAYVKSLDPNHMVTLGDEGMGLPGDTSYPYQYGEGTDWVGLLNITTLDFGTFHLYPNSWSVGYDTGAKWVADHAKACVAANKPCFFEEYGAPSDHCTIERPWQIASVATAGMAGDAFWQLGDTISTGQSHNDGNTIYYGTDEWTCLVTNHVAETN, via the exons ATGGGCATATCCGCCCGTGTTCCCGAGACGCCATTGATGGAATTTCAGATGTCTCTACACGACAAGCCTCTCTTGAAGAGGGGGCGCCATGGAAGACGTCGATCCGGCGAGGCGGTTCCGGATATTGACAGCTCTATTGAAGCGGAGTCGGGCTCTGGAACCCTC TCACCGCCCATCATCGACCGAATCTTCAAGATGAAGTCCGCAGTCGCTGGTGCCCTCGCCCTCGCGGCCGCCGTCTCAGCACAAGCGCCCCTATATGGCCAATGCGGGGGCCAGGGCTGGACTGGGGCAACGACCTGCGTTTCCGGGTCAGTCTGCACGTACAGCAACCAGTGGTACTCGCAGTGTCTGCCCG GCTCCGCCGCGACGACGACTTCCCGGTCCAGCACCCTCGCGACCTCGACCCGCGCGGCAACCACCTCGTCCGTCGGCGCAACGTCCCGGACGTCCTCGGCCACGACCCCGCCCAGCACCGGCTTCCCCAAGGCCGTCGGCACCAAGTTCAGCATCGACGGCGTGGCGAAGTACTACCCCGGTACCAACTGCTACTGGTGCAGTTTCCTCACCAACGCGGCCGATGTGGACCTTGTCCTGGGTCATCTCAAGACCTCTGGTCTCCGGATCCTTCGTATTTGGGGTTTCAACGACGTCAACACGATTCCCCAGTATGATAACT GGTTCCAGTACCTGAGTGCGTCGGGTTCGCAAATCAACACTGGCGAGAACGGTCTCGGACGCCTGGACACCGTCGTCGCTTCAGCTGAGAAGAACGGCATCAAGCTCATCATCAACTTTGTCAACAACTG GAACGACTATGGCGGAATCAACGCCTACGTCAACGCCTTCGGAGGCGACCACAACGGCTGGTACACCAACACGGCGGCCCAGACGCAGTACCTCAAGTACGTCCAGACCGTGGTCAACCGGTACAAGGCCTCGCCCGCCATCTTCGCGTGGGAGCTGGCCAACGAGCCCCGCTGCCAGGGCTGCGCGACCTCCGTCATCTACAACTGGGCAAAGTCCACGTCGGCCTACGTCAAGTCACTGGATCCTAACCACATGGTGACGCTCGGTGATGAGGGTATGGGTCTGCCTGGAGACACTTCGTACCCCTATCAGTATGGTGAGGGAACGGATTGGGTTGGTTTGCTGAACATTACTACCTT GGACTTTGGGACGTTCCACCTCTATCCTAACTCAT GGAGCGTTGGATACGACACTGGCGCCAAGTGGGTAGCCGACCACGCAAAGGCCTGCGTTGCCGCAAACAAGCCCTGCTTCTTTGAAGAAT ACGGCGCGCCATCCGACCACTGCACGATCGAGAGACCATGGCAGATCGCCTCGGTCGCCACCGCGGGCATGGCCGGCGACGCTTTCTGGCAGCTGGGAGATACCATTAGCACCGGACAGTCGCACAATGACGGTAACACCATTTACTACGGTACCGACGAGTGGACTTGCTTGGTCACCAACCACGTCGCCGAGACCAATTAG